Proteins from a genomic interval of Paenibacillus sp. FSL R5-0623:
- the pgeF gene encoding peptidoglycan editing factor PgeF — protein sequence MEPFVLDKELLERTKNPNSDFGPDPLLLYVEPWTQQFEQLSVGFTTRHGGVGKVPYATLNCAYHVGDDPEVVLNNRRLVTEKLGFAAEAWTCGEQVHGKHVAVITAEDRSRGLLDRQSALQDTDGLVTNVPGVLLTSFYADCVPLYFYDPVQQAVGLAHAGWKGTVAGIAVSMVETMEREYGSRRQDIRAAIGPSIGDCCYEVDEAVMQHVRVWFDDSPVNDEYKDSASKQAYRAVNNGKTMLNLKECNRHIMMKAGIMPDHIECTTWCTSCHPELFFSYRKENGVTGRMASWIGLEER from the coding sequence ATGGAACCCTTTGTATTGGATAAAGAATTACTTGAACGGACCAAGAACCCAAATTCAGATTTCGGTCCTGATCCGTTATTATTATATGTTGAGCCTTGGACACAGCAATTTGAACAGCTGTCAGTAGGGTTTACGACGAGGCATGGTGGAGTTGGAAAAGTTCCGTATGCCACGCTCAATTGTGCTTACCATGTGGGGGATGACCCTGAAGTTGTACTTAACAACCGCAGGCTTGTAACCGAGAAGCTTGGCTTTGCAGCAGAAGCATGGACCTGTGGAGAGCAGGTGCATGGCAAACATGTGGCTGTAATTACCGCTGAAGATCGAAGCAGAGGATTACTTGATCGTCAATCTGCGTTGCAGGATACGGATGGCTTGGTCACGAATGTGCCCGGTGTGCTGTTGACTTCTTTCTACGCAGACTGTGTTCCGCTTTATTTCTATGACCCTGTGCAGCAGGCGGTAGGTCTTGCTCATGCAGGCTGGAAAGGTACAGTCGCAGGTATTGCTGTATCCATGGTAGAGACGATGGAACGGGAGTATGGCAGCCGTAGGCAGGACATTCGAGCTGCAATCGGTCCGTCGATTGGGGATTGCTGTTATGAAGTGGATGAGGCGGTCATGCAGCATGTAAGGGTTTGGTTTGATGATTCCCCGGTTAATGATGAATACAAGGATTCTGCTTCTAAACAAGCATATCGAGCCGTGAATAACGGTAAAACGATGTTAAACTTGAAAGAATGTAATCGACACATTATGATGAAAGCAGGAATAATGCCGGATCATATCGAATGTACAACATGGTGTACAAGTTGTCATCCCGAACTATTTTTCTCCTATCGGAAGGAAAATGGTGTTACAGGACGGATGGCGAGCTGGATTGGGCTGGAAGAGAGGTGA